In Oxalobacteraceae bacterium OTU3CINTB1, the sequence CCTCCAGCGTTTTGGTCGCCGGCAGCAGCATCTCGGTAAACACGCCCCAATTGTCGCGCCTGGCGTCGAACGGCACCTGGCCGTAGCTGCCGCCGACCGGGTAGTTGGGCGACGCCGGCTGGGTCGAATAGCCGGAGCCGGACAGGATGGTCGGGTCGTAAGCGGTCTGGTAGCGCGTCTTCGAATAATCGCCGCCCAGCGAGACGATGGCCGTGCCGCCCGGCAGGCCGAACAGGTCGTGCTGCGCCGCCCCGTGCAGGGTGTTGAGTTTGGAGTCGGTCCGGGAGAACACGGTGCCGTTGACCAGCGCGCCGCGCAGCTGGTCGGCGCCGGCGCCGGTGACCGGATCGTAGGCGCCGGAGGCGACCAGCGCGGACAGCTTGTCGTAGTCGGAATAACCGCCGGCCGCGATATCCTTGAGCTTGGTCTTCGACAGGATCAGGCTGGCGTTCCAGGTCCAGCCGAAATGGTTGCCGTCGATGCCGGCGGCGAAGTGGCGGGCGTCGGTCTGGTACTTGTCGGCGCGTCCGCCGATCAGCACCGAGCGGTAGCCCAGGGTCGCCTCGCCACTGGGGTTTTCCAGGTTGTTGGCGTCCAGGTAGGGCTGCACATAGCGCGCGTACAACTGCGGGAAGCGGTCGGTGGTGTTGACGCCCATCGGCTGCGCCGACGGCGCGAACTGCGCGGTCATCGCATAGCTCGACAGGATCAGCTCGCTCCAGACCGACAGCGTGTCGTTGAGCTTCAGGGTGCCTTTGAGCAGGCCGCTGTCGCGGTTCGAGCCGGGAATGTTTTCCACCGTCGCGCCGTAGTTGAAGCGGCATTGCGTGCCCTGCGGTCCGGCCAGCGGGCTGCCGCAATTGCCGTTGGCGGCCAGGTAGGGATTGATCGCCACGCCGCTGGTCTCGACCGTGCCGGCCGAGCCGCGCGGGCGCACGTTGAAGGTGATGTTGGCCGGCTCGGTGTTGCCGGTGCGCTGGTCGAAGTAGTACTGGCGGCCGCCGCTGCCGAAGCGGAAAAAGGCGCCGCGCGCCGAGAAGTCGCGTTGCAGCGCCGTCAGCCGCTCCTGCTCGTCGTGGCTGTACGAGGCCAGGACGTTCCAGCCGTCCTTCTCCAGATCGCCCCAGCCCTTGGAGATGCCGGCGCTGGACCACGACCCGGCCGACGACTTGCGCGGCTGGCCGTAGGTGGCGAAGACCTCGCCCTTGGTCAAATCCTTTTTCAGGATGAAGTTGACCACGCCGCCGATGGCGTCCGAGCCGTACAGCGCGGAGGCGCCGTCGGCCAGGATCTCGATGCGCTCGACCGCCGCCAGCGGGATGCTTTCGATGTTGACCGCGTAGCCGCCGCCCTGGCTGGAGCCGAGCGCGCTGGGCGCCATGCGCTGGCCGTCGACCAGCACCAGGGTGTACTTGGACGGCAGCGAGTGCAGCGCGGCCGTGGTGACGCCGGCGCCGCCGCCGTTGACCGAGCTCGACGCCGGCACGAAGCCCTGCATCGACGGTTGCATCTGGATCAGTTCGGTGGCGGTGGTGGCGCCGCTCTGCTGGATCTCGGCCGCGCTCAGCACGTGCACCGGCAGCGCACCCTCGCGGGCGATGCGCTTGATCGACGAGCCGGTGATCTCGACCCGGGGAATGACCGGATTGCCGGTCGCCGCCTCCTGCGCCAGCAGCGGCGCCGGCACGGCCAGCAGGCCGAACGCGCAACACGCGCCGCCGGTGAACATCAAGCGCAACGAACGGCACAACACTTTTTCCTGCATCATGGCAAACCTCCGCAATTGTTTTGGAAAACACCGGTCCGACGCCCGGCGCCGGGGCGGCAACGGGTCGCGGTCATGATTGGCGTTTATTGATTTACTTCAGGAAGGTGTCCATCGACACCTGGCGTGGTTGATATAAAAACATGCCAAGGAATTAAGTGTCAATCGATCTTGAGCCCGATTCGGGGTTCTTACAACAGCACGCCGCGCGCGATGCAAAAACAAACGGCCCCATATGGCGACTGGGGCCGTTTGTGTTTCCGGGGTGAAGTCTTCTACGGTTTTACTTCGAAGCCGCTTCCGCCGCTTGCGTGGCCAGGCGTCGCTG encodes:
- a CDS encoding TonB-dependent receptor, yielding MMQEKVLCRSLRLMFTGGACCAFGLLAVPAPLLAQEAATGNPVIPRVEITGSSIKRIAREGALPVHVLSAAEIQQSGATTATELIQMQPSMQGFVPASSSVNGGGAGVTTAALHSLPSKYTLVLVDGQRMAPSALGSSQGGGYAVNIESIPLAAVERIEILADGASALYGSDAIGGVVNFILKKDLTKGEVFATYGQPRKSSAGSWSSAGISKGWGDLEKDGWNVLASYSHDEQERLTALQRDFSARGAFFRFGSGGRQYYFDQRTGNTEPANITFNVRPRGSAGTVETSGVAINPYLAANGNCGSPLAGPQGTQCRFNYGATVENIPGSNRDSGLLKGTLKLNDTLSVWSELILSSYAMTAQFAPSAQPMGVNTTDRFPQLYARYVQPYLDANNLENPSGEATLGYRSVLIGGRADKYQTDARHFAAGIDGNHFGWTWNASLILSKTKLKDIAAGGYSDYDKLSALVASGAYDPVTGAGADQLRGALVNGTVFSRTDSKLNTLHGAAQHDLFGLPGGTAIVSLGGDYSKTRYQTAYDPTILSGSGYSTQPASPNYPVGGSYGQVPFDARRDNWGVFTEMLLPATKTLEATLAARYDSYDKTRSGYIFERLADASGVRQRLPGGDVGNDFSKATYKLSTRWTPLDTVLVRASYGTGFKAPNINDIAGSPTFFGSTAGSYACPFPGSRGCQVGSAQYDLLTGPNGASGAEGLQPEKSRQWTLGGRLEPLAGLSLGLDLWNVQIRNQVLSAGVPEQVGFANPQAYQRLFVNPYPDPAGYTTIGYILAPINGGVANYRGVDWDFTYRLRSRVGDLRAAWNGTYMLKQNYTTTAGGEVQSDLGRFGPDNAVVFRVQSHLNLSLVTGKLTNTLTANYRSGYHDQPYPLDTAIFAVAPDGGIGESVAFEGLRTASYTTFDWQGKYDFGAFALTAGIRNLFDRDPPLTLQNAGGGNQLGYDARYSDPRGRSFYLTGNYRF